A single window of Nicotiana tomentosiformis chromosome 1, ASM39032v3, whole genome shotgun sequence DNA harbors:
- the LOC104111542 gene encoding L-cysteine desulfhydrase, which translates to MEPTNDDDHRTNGSDHNHLAKRPKLSSSALITDSEIRAEFAHHQSGIARINNGSFGSCPSSIIAAQKRWQLRFLQQPDDFFFNHLQKRILHSRTIIKDLINAEHVDEVSLVDNATTAAAIVLQHVGWAFAEGRFQKGDAVVMLHCAFQAVKKSIEAYVTRAGGSVIVVHLPFPLRSEEEIVVEFRKALAKGKANGKKVRLAIIDHITSMPCVVVPVRDLVKICREEGVERVFVDAAHAIGNVHVDVEEIGADFYVSNLHKWFFCPPSVAFLYCRKSPVSPDLHHPVVSHEYGNGLAIESAWIGTRDYSSQLVIPEVLEFINRFEGGIEGIRMRNHNAVVEMGQMLATAWGTTLGCPPDMCPSMAMVGLPASLRILSDNDALNLRTRLRGHFGIEVPIHCEEIKDFQDGDARVTGYVRISHQVYNTVDDYLKLKDAILQLVRDGVTCKMLSPE; encoded by the coding sequence ATGGAACCGACTAACGACGATGACCACAGAACTAACGGCTCCGATCACAACCATTTAGCCAAGAGACCGAAGCTATCCAGCTCCGCTCTCATTACGGACTCCGAAATACGAGCAGAGTTCGCCCACCACCAATCGGGAATAGCCCGTATCAACAACGGCAGCTTCGGTAGCTGTCCGTCGTCCATCATCGCAGCTCAAAAGCGTTGGCAGCTCCGTTTCCTCCAACAACCCGACGACTTCTTCTTCAATCATTTGCAAAAGCGTATTCTTCACTCCCGGACGATTATCAAGGACCTTATTAATGCTGAACATGTGGATGAGGTGTCTCTTGTTGATAACGCTACCACTGCCGCCGCTATCGTCCTTCAACACGTCGGCTGGGCCTTCGCTGAAGGCCGTTTCCAGAAAGGAGACGCCGTCGTCATGCTTCATTGTGCTTTTCAGGCCGTTAAGAAATCAATTGAGGCTTACGTCACCCGTGCTGGTGGTTCTGTGATCGTTGTTCATTTGCCGTTTCCTCTTCGTTCGGAAGAAGAGATTGTTGTCGAGTTTCGAAAAGCATTGGCCAAGGGAAAAGCCAATGGGAAAAAGGTTCGATTGGCCATCATTGATCACATTACATCAATGCCGTGTGTTGTTGTTCCTGTGCGTGATTTGGTTAAGATTTGTAGGGAAGAAGGCGTAGAGCGGGTGTTTGTCGATGCTGCCCACGCCATTGGCAATGTTCACGTGGATGTTGAAGAAATTGGAGCTGATTTTTATGTAAGCAACTTGCACAAGTGGTTCTTTTGTCCTCCATCAGTTGCCTTTTTGTACTGTCGTAAATCGCCTGTATCCCCTGATCTACATCATCCTGTGGTGTCACATGAATATGGTAATGGACTAGCCATTGAAAGTGCGTGGATCGGGACACGAGACTACAGCTCTCAGCTAGTTATACCTGAGGTGTTAGAATTTATAAATAGGTTTGAGGGTGGGATTGAGGGGATTAGGATGAGGAATCATAATGCTGTGGTTGAAATGGGGCAAATGTTGGCCACCGCTTGGGGAACAACACTTGGTTGCCCTCCTGACATGTGTCCAAGTATGGCAATGGTTGGTTTGCCTGCTAGCCTTAGGATTCTCAGTGATAATGATGCTTTAAATTTGAGAACTCGTCTGCGTGGCCATTTTGGGATAGAAGTCCCAATTCACTGCGAGGAAATAAAAGACTTCCAGGATGGTGATGCCCGTGTTACAGGATATGTACGGATTTCTCATCAGGTTTACAAT